attctCTTTGTTattcacttcaaactttatttttagttgAGCAAAATGAACAGTATGTGCCTCCTGACATTGATGTCATACCCACATCACATGATTTCTTTTCCTAGAGACCAAATGAGGTTCAGTCAGCTTTGACTATCAAAGGCACAGTGTACCAGTCTCAAcagtcctcctctctgtttctcgcTGCAGTAAGCTGGACCCCAAGGATCAGGGTAAGAGGGCCATGGAAGGAGCCCTGCACAGCCTGTCTCAGCTGGACTTGGGTTACATTGACCTCTACCTGATCCACGAGCCTGGCACTGAGGGTCTGGTAGTGACTGACCAACGCAACCCAGGTAAAGAGGTCAGATTAATGTACCTAAATATCACTGGAAACATAGCTGTGTACATTTATAActaacataaatgtaaaacatttgaagtgACTCTTTGGCCAGGTGTATAAgatgttttctaaataaatactcCACTAATTAATAGATAATATTGAAGCTGTCTTCTCACTTTCCTCCTCCACAATGTACCTGTACTTGAGTAACACCGATGATGAAGTcctaattaatatttgattCCAGGCAACCGAGCTCAGAGTTGGGCCACATTGGAGGAGTTGCATGCCCAGGGGAAGCTAAAGGCCATAGGAGTGTCCAACTACACACCAGCACACATGAGAGaactgctgcagagctgcaaaaCCCCTCCTGCATTGCTACAGGTAGACTGCACAAGAGCAAAAGGGGGTCAGataacatataatatacataaatgtAAGTTTTATGcacactatgtttttttttcttcaggtaGAGTTTCACCCACGACTGTGCCAAACAgagctgaggagtgtgtgtgatgagtatGGAGTGTGTTTCCAAGCCTTCTCTTCCTTGGGGAAAGGAGACTTGGTCACCAACCCTGTGGTCATGGAGGTGGCAAAGAACTGTAAACGCACACctgcacaggtaaacacacacatacacatgggCTTTTGGGTCAGCATCACCTACTCAGTGTTTAATGAATAACATTTTAGGTATATAACTCTcaggtttttttgtttccttccagGTCCTGTTGCGCTGGGCTGTGCAGCAGGGCGTCCCAGTGATCCCCAAGTCGTCAAATCCAGACAGAATGAAGGACAATGCCAAGATTTTTGACTTCACACTGAGTGACACAGACATGGACAGACGACAAATACGACTGGGATTCATCAAAAGTGGTTTGATAGACCATTAGTGGAACAAACACTATTTTCCATGTGACTGACTGTAACCACAGTATGAAACCACTACCAGAGAAAGGAACTAATTGTTTAGACACAACTAGATGAGGTTTATTCTGAGTTGTCAGTGCATTTAACATAATGAATACTCTATCTAAGAGGTACAGTAACATTCTGGCCAATCTGTTGCGCCATTGTCAGATCATTTTCCTACTGACAAACATTTGTTGATCATTTTACTGATCTGCCAACATGCCATCATAAAATCATGCTCTCACCAAATTGAATTATAGCTTTtgtgacacgtttcagtcgcttcaaaatggctgcttgactgctaccacgagtgggcgtggcttcggcacattcagcggacacacccccacagtcaTCGAGctaagaattcatttttacctgattttgacacctcatttcataaacgtggatatttttaatgattcgaatttggcttttttctttggtcTAACAAATTcggaacacatatttattcttactttacacagactttaaacaatATCCGCAGTTCAAGTTTTGGCGATTTCTTTTAATTCTGTAAAGCTGATTACAATATAAGGCACTTGAATGCCTTTGGCGGATGCAGTACATGCAATAAAAAGGCATCGACTGCTGAGCACAAATGTCTAAAGGTAAGAAGATGTAATCAATATATTGCTGCTGAGCCTTGAGTGgaaaaaacattactttaaaTAAGAAGAGTCTTCTTTAGTCACAAAGAAAAGCGGCTTTAGGGCGTTCCAGCATCGGTTACGACTCTTATTCTAGGACATTATCCCTGAATAAAGGCAGATGGGTTCTGTGGGGCCTTAGATCCTCTTGTTTTTGCAGATGAAACAAAAGACGAGCTTAGGTAACACACATCAGAACATGTAACGGGAGCCAATTACAGGCAGTAGCGTTAAAAGagttaaaatggagaaaaaagatcaatgttttctctcttgCCTAAAGCTGAGCCATCTCCCCAGCTGACAACATTATGCAAAGCTTTGAAGAATTGAATCccaagaagaaaaagggaaggGAGGCATGGATGTAACATTAATTAATAAGGTTTTGCTTTTGCGGGTATATCACATTTGGCTCTGGGTGCTTCCGCTGTTTAATCCAGAGACTATAATCTCTGTTTTAAATTTGGTCTTggtattttcccttttttctggTCTTGTAGGGTTTTCACGTAGAAAAGTCTCAGGCATGGCCACAGGTAAAAAGCACattcatttttgattttattgttcATCACAATTTGAATAGAGATCACCAAGATATGCAACTAGTACAGAGGCCCTAAAGTcccaattttttaaaaaaaaataattaatgttgAAATGTAcacttcttttttgtttcttcgtttttttaaatttttattataTACTACATTGCATTACAATAATGCAATTTTATGTCTTTCGTGTTGGTTTCCTGCTGTAACCTGGCTTTGTtcaagactaaaataaataataacttttgCTTGTAAAAAGTTTGAATTGAAAGAGTTCaagaatgtggaaaaaaaagttcagattgAGGActaaagatttttgtttttgatattaCAGCTGtcatttaaagttaatttttaaagttttcacTAACCGACTGTCAATAAATGAGGCAAGTTTTCCAGTCCAACAGTTTTAAAACCTCCACCAAACACTCCCTTCCGGTCGCTTGTCCTTCTCTGATTCGCCAGATCTTCTTCCAATCAGCGGCGT
The nucleotide sequence above comes from Larimichthys crocea isolate SSNF chromosome XVI, L_crocea_2.0, whole genome shotgun sequence. Encoded proteins:
- the LOC104928908 gene encoding uncharacterized protein LOC104928908 — its product is MGINEQAFDSAAVYQNEAQLGCALKELLPKHGLTREDVFITSKLDPKDQGKRAMEGALHSLSQLDLGYIDLYLIHEPGTEGLVVTDQRNPGNRAQSWATLEELHAQGKLKAIGVSNYTPAHMRELLQSCKTPPALLQVEFHPRLCQTELRSVCDEYGVCFQAFSSLGKGDLVTNPVVMEVAKNCKRTPAQVLLRWAVQQGVPVIPKSSNPDRMKDNAKIFDFTLSDTDMDRRQIRLGFIKSGLIDH